A window of the Miscanthus floridulus cultivar M001 chromosome 14, ASM1932011v1, whole genome shotgun sequence genome harbors these coding sequences:
- the LOC136504713 gene encoding zinc finger CCCH domain-containing protein 67-like — protein sequence MAEPSDTAAAAVSARLLELAADDDSAALGDLLAAHPSLADEPSPWYSPARGAEPMTPLMVAAAYGSVACIDVLLSPPHLADPNRASPSSLSTALHLAAGGGASTAPAAVSRLLAAGADPTLLDHLHRRPSDLVALPPNSLPLKNHLLSLLGGRKEWPPDPSLPDIKNGAYASDDFRMYSFKVRACSRAYSHDWTECPFVHPGENARRRDPRKYHYSCVPCPEFKKGAGCRRGDMCEYAHGVFESWLHPAQYRTRLCKDGVGCARRVCFFAHTPEELRPLYVSSAGSRSAMEMAAAMGMGLPSPGASFTPPLSPSGGGSGVAGAWPQPNVPALCLPGSAGNLHLSRLRTSLSARSMAVDELLASADYDGLVGSPASVRSARGKTLVPSNLDDLFSAEMAGAAPSQSPRYADQGGSAFSPTRQAAMLNQFQQQLSLLSPRATVIPEPVSPMSSRLLAALAQREKMQQQTLRSMSSRDLVSGASVLVGSPVTSSWSKWGIPSSTPDWGADDEELGRLKRSSSFELPSGANGDEPDLSWVNTLVKEPSPEKPSINRTTAKESIASLSQGASHVDVGGEDDTAGVIGGWLEQLQLDEMVV from the coding sequence ATGGCGGAACCCTCCGACACGGCGGCGGCAGCCGTATCTGCGCGGCTTCTGGAGCTCGCGGCCGACGACGACTCCGCTGCGCTCGGGGACCTCCTCGCGGCACACCCGTCGCTTGCTGACGAGCCTTCGCCATGGTACTCCCCGGCGCGCGGCGCGGAGCCTATGACCCCGCTCATGGTCGCGGCGGCGTACGGGTCAGTGGCCTGCATCGATGTACTACTCTCACCGCCCCACCTGGCCGACCCCAACCGCGCCTCACCGTCGTCTCTCTCCACCGCGCTCCAcctcgccgccggcggcggcgcctccACTGCGCCGGCTGCAGTATCCCGTCTCCTAGCTGCTGGCGCCGACCCCACGCTGCTCGACCACCTCCATCGCCGGCCGTCGGACCTCGTCGCCCTCCCACCCAACTCGCTCCCGCTCAAGAAccacctcctctccctcctcgGAGGGCGCAAGGAGTGGCCGCCGGATCCCTCCCTCCCCGACATCAAGAACGGCGCCTACGCCTCCGACGACTTCCGCATGTACTCCTTCAAGGTGCGCGCGTGCTCGCGCGCCTATTCCCACGACTGGACCGAGTGCCCCTTCGTCCACCCCGGCGAGAACGCGCGGCGGCGGGACCCGCGCAAGTACCACTACAGCTGCGTGCCCTGCCCGGAGTTCAAGAAGGGGGCGGGGTGCCGGAGGGGCGACATGTGCGAGTACGCGCACGGGGTGTTCGAGAGCTGGCTCCACCCGGCGCAGTACCGGACGCGGCTCTGCAAGGACGGCGTCGGCTGCGCGCGGCGCGTCTGCTTCTTCGCGCACACGCCTGAGGAGCTCCGCCCACTGTACGTGTCGTCGGCGGGGTCGCGCAGCGCGATGGAGATGGCAGCGGCGATGGGAATGGGGCTGCCGTCGCCGGGTGCGTCGTTCACGCCGCCGCTCTCGCCTTCCGGCGGGGGGAGCGGCGTGGCCGGCGCGTGGCCGCAGCCCAACGTGCCCGCGCTGTGCCTCCCCGGGAGCGCGGGGAACCTTCACCTGAGCCGGCTGCGCACTTCGCTGAGCGCGCGCAGCATGGCTGTGGACGAGCTGCTCGCCTCAGCGGATTACGACGGGCTCGTCGGGTCGCCAGCCTCTGTGCGGTCGGCGAGGGGAAAGACGCTCGTGCCGTCCAATCTTGACGATCTGTTCTCCGCGGAGATGGCGGGCGCCGCGCCATCTCAGTCGCCTCGGTACGCAGACCAGGGCGGCTCAGCTTTCTCGCCGACGCGTCAGGCCGCCATGCTGAACCAGTTTCAGCAGCAGCTGAGCTTGCTGTCTCCTCGGGCCACAGTTATCCCTGAGCCAGTGTCTCCGATGAGCTCCAGGCTGCTCGCGGCCCTTGCGCAGCGGGAGAAGATGCAGCAGCAGACGCTGAGAAGCATGAGCTCTCGTGACCTTGTCTCCGGTGCCTCCGTCCTGGTTGGCTCACCGGTTACGTCCAGCTGGTCCAAATGGGGAATCCCCTCGAGCACACCAGATTGGGGTGCTGACGACGAGGAACTTGGCCGCCTCAAGCGATCCTCGTCCTTTGAGCTTCCGAGTGGTGCCAACGGTGATGAGCCGGACCTCTCATGGGTCAATACCCTCGTGAAGGAGCCATCGCCGGAGAAGCCATCCATCAACCGGACAACCGCAAAGGAGTCCATTGCTTCTTTGAGTCAGGGCGCAAGTCATGTGGATGTCGGCGGTGAGGACGACACTGCCGGGGTCATCGGTGGCTGGCTTGAACAGCTCCAGCTGGATGAGATGGTAGTCTAG